The Siniperca chuatsi isolate FFG_IHB_CAS linkage group LG9, ASM2008510v1, whole genome shotgun sequence genome includes a region encoding these proteins:
- the LOC122881237 gene encoding polyadenylate-binding protein 1A — translation MNPSAPSYPMASLYVGDLHPDVTEAMLYEKFSPAGPILSIRVCRDMITRRSLGYAYVNFQQPADAERALDTMNFDVIKGRPLRIMWSQRDPSLRKSGVGNIFIKNLDKSIDNKALYDTFSAFGNILSCKVVCDENGSKGYGFVHFETHEAAERAIEKMNGMLLNDRKVFVGRFKSRKEREAELGARAREFTNVYIKNFGEDMDDEKLKELFGKYGPALSIRVMTDESGKSKGFGFVSFERHEDAQKAVDDMNGKEMNGRQVYVGRAQKKGERQNELKRKFEQMKQDRMTRYQGVNLYVKNLDDGLDDERLRKEFSPFGTITSAKVMMEGGRSKGFGFVCFSSPEEATKAVTEMNGRIVATKPLYVALAQRKEERQAHLTNQYMQRMATVRAVPNPVLNPYQPAPPSGYFMAAIPQAQNRAAYYSANQLAQLRPSPRWATQGVRPQHFQNMPNAMRPSAPRPQAFNTIRPTAAANTQVPRMMASQRMPTQALGQRPAGASATAAPVRAMPQYKYAAGVRNPQQHIASQPQVTMQQPAVHVQGQEPLTASMLAAAPPQEQKQMLGERLFPLIQNMHPSLAGKITGMLLEIDNSELLHMLESPESLRSKVDEAVAVLQAHQAKEAAQKSTTPAGVPSV, via the exons ATGAATCCCAGCGCGCCTAGCTACCCAATGGCTTCCCTCTATGTGGGAGACCTGCATCCAGACGTTACCGAGGCCATGCTCTACGAGAAATTCAGCCCGGCTGGGCCCATCCTGTCCATCAGAGTATGCAGAGACATGATCACCCGTCGATCCCTCGGCTATGCCTATGTCAACTTCCAGCAACCTGCTGATG CTGAGCGAGCCCTGGACACCATGAACTTTGATGTGATCAAAGGTAGGCCTCTCCGCATCATGTGGTCTCAGCGTGACCCTTCACTCAGGAAGAGTGGAGTGGGCAACATCTTCATCAAGAACCTGGACAAGTCCATAGATAACAAGGCCCTCTATGACACCTTCTCTGCTTTTGGAAACATCCTTTCTTGCAAG GTGGTTTGTGATGAAAATGGCTCAAAGGGTTACGGCTTTGTGCACTTTGAGACCCACGAGGCTGCTGAGCGGGCCATTGAGAAAATGAATGGCATGTTGCTCAATGACAGAAAAGT ATTTGTTGGACGCTTCAAATCGCGTAAAGAGAGGGAGGCTGAGCTTGGGGCACGTGCCAGAGAGTTTACCAATGTTTACATCAAGAACTTTGGTGAGGACATGGATGACGAGAAGCTGAAGGAGTTGTTTGGCAAATATG GGCCTGCACTCAGTATCCGGGTTATGACTGATGAGAGTGGCAAATCCAAAGGATTTGGCTTTGTCAGCTTCGAAAGACACGAAGATGCACAGAAG GCTGTGGACGACATGAATGGTAAAGAAATGAATGGCAGGCAGGTGTATGTGGGCCGTGCACAGAAGAAAGGGGAGCGCCAGAATGAGCTCAAGCGCAAATTTGAGCAGATGAAGCAGGATCGCATGACCAGATACCAG GGTGTCAATCTGTATGTGAAAAATCTGGATGATGGCCTAGATGATGAGCGTCTGCGTAAAGAATTCTCTCCATTTGGAACCATAACAAGTGCTAAG GTGATGATGGAGGGTGGCCGCAGCAAAGGCTTTGGCTTTGTGTGCTTCTCTTCCCCAGAGGAGGCCACTAAAGCTGTTACAGAGATGAATGGGCGTATTGTTGCTACAAAGCCGCTGTATGTGGCCCTGGCCCAGCGCAAGGAGGAGCGTCAGGCCCATCTAACCAACCAGTACATGCAGAGGATGGCCACTGTCCGTGCTGTGCCCAACCCTGTCCTCAACCCATATCAGCCTGCCCCACCCTCAGGCTATTTCATGGCGGCTATACCTCAG GCCCAAAACCGTGCTGCATACTACTCCGCCAACCAGCTGGCCCAGCTCCGCCCCAGCCCCCGTTGGGCCACTCAAGGAGTGCGCCCTCAGC ACTTCCAAAACATGCCCAATGCCATGCGCCCATCAGCTCCCAGGCCCCAGGCTTTCAACACCATTCGTCCGACTGCCGCCGCCAACACGCAGGTCCCACGCATGATGGCTTCCCAGCGTATGC CCACCCAGGCCCTCGGCCAGCGCCCTGCCGGTGCTTCAGCCACTGCCGCCCCAGTGCGCGCCATGCCCCAGTACAAATATGCTGCTGGTGTGCGCAACCCCCAGCAGCACATCGCCTCCCAGCCACAGGTCACCATGCAGCAG CCTGCTGTCCATGTCCAAGGACAGGAGCCCCTGACTGCCTCCATGCTGGCTGCTGCCCCTCCTCAGGAACAGAAGCAGATGCTGG GTGAGCGTCTCTTCCCCCTGATCCAGAACATGCACCCCAGCCTGGCAGGCAAGATCACCGGTATGCTGTTGGAGATCGACAACTCGGAGCTCCTCCACATGCTCGAGTCACCTGAGTCGCTGCGCTCAAAG gtGGATGAGGCTGTTGCTGTGCTTCAGGCCCACCAGGCTAAGGAGGCTGCTCAGAAGTCAACCACCCCTGCTGGTGTTCCCAGCGtctaa